The Alosa alosa isolate M-15738 ecotype Scorff River chromosome 8, AALO_Geno_1.1, whole genome shotgun sequence genome contains the following window.
agagagggagagagagagagagagagagagagagagagagagagacatagagagatcAGGGCATGagcagaagagaaaggaaggagagataACAGGAATGTGTGGGAGAagcagacagaggaggagagatgacaCAGACAATGGAGGACAGAAAAAAGgtataacatacagtatattattaGAGTAAGTGCagtaaatacagtattttattagAGTAAGTGCAGTAGAAACAGTATATTACATGTATTACAGTAAGTGTAGtagatacagtatattattAGAATAAGTGTAGtagatacagtatattattAGAATAAGTGACATTCTCAGTAACAGGGCAAACCAATAGATATGAGTCTATGAAAAAGTTGAGTtatgttaaaaaaataatacacttCATAGGATCAATATAAATCACTTGAGTACTTCTGGCTGTGAGCCACCTATTTCCTTTATCACCACAGGAGGCAGCATTTACCATACACATTGCAAATATAATCCAACTAAGCATTGCTCAGACTTGTTTTCAATCACTGTTGATAACAGTATATAAAGATATGAGTATGATTATGCATAATATTCATATGGATGTTCCCATGTATACCTGAGTGCGATGCCAGATGACGGAAGCTCTAGAGTGGCCAAGCTTGTTCCGGCACGGCCCTTTGTCATAATGGATCAGGAGGAAGTCGTCCTGAAAATATATGGACAGTTGCACAGTTTGTTCCACAGTTTTTtgaacaaacttttttttggtaacactttacttgacagtattgacataagagtgacatgatcctgtcatgaacacatgacactgtcatgacacatgaaccctaaccctaatcctaacctcccCTCACCTAACtctgaccctaaccctaaccctaacttgttatgacaaaaaccgagtgacacttaataacagaagcgttatgtcataaacgtttatgacttgtttatcacacgttcatgacagtgtcctgtcactcttatgtcgatactgtcaagtgtaACCCTTTTTTGTCAGAGAAGCTGATGGAAATGCTCACATCCAGTGATTCCAGGCAGTACCAGCAGAAGGCGTGCTTACAGCTTTTGCACATCATCTGCGCGCAGCCTTCATCCCTCTCGATGTACACCTTACACCTGGGGCAGCGCTTGATGGGGGCGTCCTCATCCTCAATCTTACAGAAAGGGCTGATGGGAGATAAACACCAGGCAGGTGTCTTAACAGTTTGGTGAAAAACgtaaaatgtcattaaaaaaatacctAGGGAGCTAGGGTCTGTTTTCAGGAATAATACACTGTTAATTTGCATTAAATTGTTTTGAATTTGAACTTTTTAGTCATATATCTATGGAGAACCAAGTAGACAAGTTGGAACAGTGGCAATGCGAGTAAGGTTGAAGGCAAACTTCATACTAACTTCAAACTTAGCATAGCAGGTCCCTGTACCTGATATCCCCCGGTAGGAGGCTGGTGATCAGCCCGCTCTCCTGGCACGGCTGGTCCTGGTGCCACTGGGTCCGGCAGGCCGAGCAGAATTCAGTGCTGCAGACGAGGCAGCGCACACGCTGCACGGAGGGCACGTCCTGCACGCCATCCTTCTGAAGCTGGCACACGGCCTGGCACGAGGAGGACGGGCACCACGTCCGCCAGGGATCCAGCAGCACCTCTGCAGCACAGCAACACGGAGATGATATACCCAAAAAAATGCCGCAATTCCCCCGCCTATTAACCAAGGtgtatacattgattttgtaaAATTTCATCAGCTATGAAATTAATGCACAGGGGCAAGGTATGCTGTACATGGGAATGTATTTCTTCATTCTTCTAGGTCGACTTGTTACCTGATAATGTGATGAACTCATTACGCTCAACCCTTGATTCAGTAGCACCACTCAAAAAGAGAATAAGAAAACAAGTAAGGCGTGCTCCATGGTataccacacagacaaaaaccctCAAACAAACAGCGCGtaaacttgaaaaaaaaaaggcgtACCACTAACTTGGAAGTTTCTCGCCAAGCATGGAAAGATAGCCTTATCACCTACAAAAAAGCACTCAACGAAGCTAAGTCAACCTACTATTCCTCGCTGatcgaagaaaacaaaaatagtACAAAATTTCTCTTTACCACAATCTCCCGCCTGACGAAGAGCCACACAGAAGTAACCGAATCTATCCCTATTTGCCTAAACAGTAACGACTTCATGAACTtgacaaaatgacaaaattgaaacaattagagataagattaaTAACCAATCAGTCTCACCAAATAttcatactccattgctgaacggtagcgaaaacataattgaatcacagatgagacgaaCAACGTTGAATTCATTTACACCTATCGACATTTTAGACCTCACTTCCACAATCtcttcatcaaaatctacaactagtctactagatcCTATTCCTACCCATCTTCTGAAGACTGCGCTCCCTTTCTTGGACAATGCTTTGCtccagattataaataattcactCCTATTTAAGATTGTACAAGCCTTGATCATGGAAAAGGATGGCATGGAGAACATCAGCTTTTAATGGTTGCTTCTAAGACACATCAATATACTATTGTTAGTCTTGAGAGACGATTTACTAAAAAAACAGCAACCTATGCAGTTATGAGATGAGGAATCAATCTAAtgagtgtctctttctctctccctctctcagcgcACGCTGCCGTTCCTCTCAATTCTATTTTTAAGACGCTCGGCGAGGCTAAAAATAGCTCGGATGACCCCTTTGGTGAGGACACCGGCTGGACTGCATCCGTTTCCCTGACAGCCTGGTCTGGTCTCTGAGACCCTGTGGGAGGCCCTAATATTAGTCAAATGCGACAGACCCCACGTCATTCATTAGGCTCAGCACCTCATCTTCTTGCTCGTTATATGACAgttttcctctctcacacagagatGCTTCTACAAATGTGACACCACACATAATTCATTAGACTACATGCCTCATCTTCCACCCTGTCATATGAACttcctttctctcacacacatacagatctTTCTACAAATGTGACACCACACATACTTCACAGATCTTTCTACAAATGTGACTTCATTAGACTACATGCTTCATCTTCTGCTCTGTTATATaaattcctctctcacacacacacacagatctttaTCCAAATGTGACACCACACATAATTCATTAGACTAAATGCCTCCTCTTCCAGTGTGTTgctggtgtctctctctctctctctttctctctctctctttctctctctgtctctcagagaAACAGTGCCAgtgcacacagagggagagatgttTCTAGAAAGCCTGTGCTGGTTAAGagatcaaattcaaattcaaattcaagttgctttattagcatgactgtattgggaacagtgttgccaaagctattgTTACATACGACATAACACACAATAACATAAGAccataaaagaaaaacaaatacaatcTCAGATCTTTCTAGAAAGCCTGTGCTGGATAAGAGGACTCTGATGTGCTGTCAGCAGCAGCATCCCTCTGGTGCTGAGGCTATTTTGGGAACCGCTGGGCCGTGGTGAGAGGAATGAGCGAGAGCATCTAAACGGGGGCCTAAGAGACTTGCTCACAGAGCCCTGACTGACCCCAGGGCCACTTTAGTCTTATGCACTTGCCTGTGTCATCttacattgcattacattacattacattacattacatttagcagacacttcttgaccaaagtgacttacatatgtcagctatattacaagggatcacattgtcccggagcaacttggggttaagtgccttgctcaagggcacaacggtggaagctgggaattgaaccgactgAACCGATtgaactttcaggctactgcacactagcccagctccttaaccactacactaccaccgcccctggtgtgtgtgtttgtgttgctgtgtgtgtttgtgtggacttcCTTCTGGTAGCCTATGTGTGATTGCCCCACGTGTGGTGTGTTAATGCATGCTCATCCATCTTGTGGGTttacatcttttatttatttattaggttAATGctttttttatccaaagctacTTACAGATGTTAGTTCACTGCAGGGCCAGTTTCCCTGAAGaaactcggggttaagtgcctcgCTCTAGAGCACAATGCTGGCAGCCGGGAATCAAACTCATGACTTTTCGGGCTACTGCACTCCACTACATTACCACCATCCCCTAGTGGTCTAGAGCAGGGGTCTCTGGGGGGGCCACATTATCGTTCCTGACTGTGATGGGGGGCAGCTATATAACGTAGAATTGTATGACCCAGACCAAAATTGTGTAGTAGAGATTACTAGCCTGGCACAGCTATCCCCACTACTATATCAACACTTGAGTCCTGGCAACCATACTAGGTGTGTCATCCGCATGCATTCTTTAACAAAGTCCCCATCAGTAAACGGCTTTCCATGGATAGCTAGTAGGTGAGCTACCTTATAGCTAGCTCGGACAGCAGCCTGGTTGACCGGAGTTTGGCGAAGGAATATATTCTGTTGTGCAGCCAGTCCGCCTTTCATCCTCCGAATCCTGTCTTCTCTTGCTTCCCCTCGCAAGCTAGCATACTAGATGTGGCGGGTTTCGTGGTGGCGACGCAGATTATATTCTTTGAAAACTGCCACACTTTCTTTACATATAATACAAACTGCACAGTCCTTACACtgaacaaaaaataattgttggtCCACTGTTCTTTGAAAACTCTGCACTCTCTATCAAGTTTTCGTTTAACACTAGCCATTTTGCGGTCCTGAACACTGACAGTTCTGTGCGCATGAGTTTTCTGTCACTGcagacaaaaaacaacaaaataccagatgcagacatgttattattttccaaaaagcaatttaaaaaaataggcCATGACGACTTTTGGGGATTGCCTCATAGGGCCGGTTCAAGTAGTGGGGGGCAGAGGGGCTGTTTGGCGACCCATGGTCTAGAGTATAGTACATAGTCTACTCATGACACCTGGTTGCATGGGCTGCTCACCTCTTTCAAAGCGAAGCCGCTGATACCGCTGTAGCACTTCTGAAGGCACCAGGAGCTCcacctggggagagagagagcagtggacACATTAGTACTGACCTCACCTGGCCGGTGAGCTCAAACAACTCTCACTAAACTGAAACCCAATCTAAACCGAAACCCAATCTGACAGGCCTCAACAATATACAGTGACAGCTGTGGCgtaactggctggggcacctgcaccgtacgccggcgacccgggatCGATTCCTGCCCCGTGGGCCTTTTCGGATcccacccccactctctctctcttactcatttcctgtcactctccactatcctgtcgcattaaaaggcataaaagccccaaaaaaaaaaaaaaacaatatacagTGACAATACATAATTCAATCAACCACAccttcaaaaaataaaatattgtttttcatgTCAGCGTTGTGGACTGCGATAAAACATTCAAACAATGTTCCATGTTCAGTAAAAGTGTTCACCTCGCTCTCCGTCAGGAGTCCCTGCTGCGGACAGGCCGAGTCCGGGCAGCCGATGTCCGTCTGCAGGCCCTCTTTGATCAGGAGCTCCACATACTGCTTCAGACACTGGGGCAgcacagacaacacaacacacaggagGAAGATGGTGAATAAAACCACTAGATAGACCCCCTCAGTTGGATTAAtaaaagtaagtaagtataagtatactcttttgatcctgtgaattagtgaggagtgaggggttaggtgccttgctcaagggcacttcagccgtggatgtgggcatgggagagcagtgctcaaccacttcccccgcccacatttttcctacttggtcggggatcgaaccagcaacccttcagTTACAAGCCCGGAGCCCTAACCAGTACCACGGCTGCCCTCTACTACATGAATAAAGAAAGACGATAATGTGCAGGTATGCAGGAGCTTAAGAggacaccttcagtgtttctgACTTTCCTGAGCTGGTTTTAGGTTGCAACACAACATAGGTCTGTGCCAGTGGTCTAGTCTAGATAGCTGttgtgggtatactgtgatgtagtcttgttaactgtagtgggtatactgtgatcaaccccaaatgttaatacaaatccttgcctatttttagtgggtatactgagatggcgATGCTTTTCAATTGGGTATACTGcatagtcctgcgtatcacgtagactacaccaccgGTCTGTGCATTGTGTGGTAGTTCAGACTTTGAAATGAAACAATTTACAAAGTGAGTAGCAAGACAACACTAGTTGTAAGTAGATGAAAAAAACTTTTGGAGGAAAGTAGGGATCTTTTTGAGTTGTGAAAGCATCTGACATAACCCTCTGCCACTGGAATGTTCTCGCCATATGTTAATTTACACAGACGCCAGGACTttaacctccctccctcccaggaCTCTTCCATTCACTTAGAGAACCAACGCCTGCAGTGGGACAGGGAACAGGATCATCATCATCCCCCTAATCAGCCTGGCTGGAGGGAGACCAGTGGGGTCACAGGCTGTGTGACTCTACACACAGCCTCTACACATCTGGGTTGAATCATGACGTACATATGTGACGTACATAGGCTCTGTGCTGTAAGGGTTTTGGGTGTGCCACTGATTACCATCACAAAAGCATCTACAGTGTGTATGAACACAGCATGCCATCTAGCTGTGCAATTATTATGTATGATACAAACGAGAACTCTAGGGAGATACTGTAGATCATTGGTTCTGTTCTCCAGAATGGAACACTGGGATTTAATAGAATATGGAACTTGGAACACGGAACatgaaacacccacacacattaatCTGAGTCTGGAAGCAAGCCATGTCGAAGAGAGAGAGCCAACTTTAGTAAGGAGGTGTCCTCTACTACAGTCTACAAATAATACAGTAAAAGAAAacttgtgggtgtgtgcatgagagtgtgtctctctctgcatatgtgtatacagcatgggtgtgtgtgtgtgaatatgtgtgtgtatctctatatatgtgtgtgtgtgtgtgtgtgtttgtgtgtgaatgtgaatgtatgtctgaatacgtgtgtttgtgtctctgcatgtgtgtgtgtctgcatatctatgcacctctgtgtgtgtgtgtgtgtatgtgtgtgtgtgtgtgtgtgtgtgtgtgtgtctatgctcaCCACCGTGCAGAAGACGCAGTGGCAGTGTGTGAGGGCGGTCATGTGTTCGGGGGTGAACTCCCCCAGGCACAGCTTGCAGGACTGCAGCGGCTCCAGCGACAGCTCTCTGCTGCTGATGTCCTCCGCCCTCGCGGTGGGCTCCATCGCCATGGTGTCGGTTGTCATGGTGCTCCGTCACTCACGGCGCCTGCGGATGACAACACTGGTCAGTCACATACTGAGGAAGGAGGGGTCAAGGACTAAAAGCGGACAATTGTACTTCATTTTCATCATTTGGCACGTCGCCTGAATGTACTTTCTTGGTATAATTCATGGAAttcataattaattaataagtCTACGTCATGCAAGACCTACAACCTCAGCAAAGTCTTGCCACAGATTTGAGAAataacctctctccctccttctctgttcTGGTCCAAAAATCACTGGTAATCTTATTGATTGACATGGTTGACGTCCGATCACTAACTTTGAGTATATTATGATTTTAATATACCTTGTGGAAGCTGAGGCTGTCTGACTAGATTCAGAAGGGGTTCTGTCAGGCTATTCATTGGTCATGGCTCAGAGACAAGACTTTGGGGAAATTCATGTCGACATAATCATAAGCTTTTGAGCTcatttcaaaacaaaaacaattacaTAATGCAAATGTGAGTAAGCTTACAGTAGTCTCCCCATTAAGCACTAGATTGAGACCATTacagagaaaaataaacacTCATACTGAAACACAACCACAAGGGGGCAGAACTGAGTAAGGACTGATAAGTCGAGGGAAACATGGCCTTCCTTTGTATGAGGAGCAAGGGTCAATAATACATCAATTTCACAAGTGATTTATGAATATCAATACCAACATTACATATATCAAACTGTGGCATACTACAGTAAATTTCATAgacaaaatgtgtgaaagtcagttaagtgtttgcgtgtgttgcAGCATTATGAatggatgtactgtatgtctgtgagagATGGGGAGTTTGTGCTGTCTGAATGGTGTTAGCACACATAAATCTCATTAGACTGCTGATAGACGAAAAGCCCATCAGAGTggaacacacgcacgcacacacacacacacacacacacacacacacacacacacacacacagatgatctACCCTGAACAAGCAAAGGATTTTATCCACGGAGGCATATGAATTGCGCGAGTTAAAAATAGAAAACCAAGCTCGGAATTACCACCAGATACACAAACAGTCTGCCGATATTCCGGCATGGCCCATTAAATAATGATGTAAGAATCTGCTTCTGTGGGAGGCTGCTTTTAGTGATAGGCCATTCAGACATCCCAGCTGTGTCCTCTGAGACACACAGTACTTGCGTCTCACAGTACACACGAGATGGTAAACTTCCCAACAGAGTGCATCCTCTCACAGACAACCCACAACtcaggctaacacacacacacacacacatgaacacgaacacacacacacacacacacacacacacacacacacacacacacacacacacacactaatagagATGGTAGACTTCCCAACAGAGTGCATCCTCTCACAGACAACCCACAACTCAggctaagacacacacacacacacacacacacacacacacacacacacacacacacaaacacacactaatagaGATGCTAGACTTCCTAACAGAGTGCATCCTCTCACAGACAACCAACAACtcaggctaacacacacacacacacatacacacacacacaagataaaaACACActtgcgcaaacacacacacacacacacacacacacacacacaaagtaggaacaacaaacaaaccagaatTGAACAATGCTGTtcgaaacaacaaacaaatctgGCAAAGGAAGAatatgtttgtttgcttttcaagtcaagtcattttatttgtatagcacatttcaaaaCAACAGGAGTTGACCAACATGCTTCACAAGTAAGGCAGAGAAGTCAAACTGgccatctcctcctccacctccacctcccttcTGTGACACATAGGAACTCATCGCAGAGGTTTATTAATTCccccgtgtgtgtttgtgcaatgAAACTGTGTGACGTTTAAGAAGCTTCAGACGGGCAGAGACTGAAGAATGGACATCTTTAAACATGGTGGTCCTGCTGTGTCCTCTAAAGTGCTGACCACACCTCTCCTGCTGCATTTAGACCTCCATTGCACACGTGCATCAACCAGGATGCAACATCTGGAACTGAACATGTGCAACATCTatgtgagtgagcgagagaaaaaaaaaagataaaaagagggagagagagagagagaaaaaaaagagggagtgagagaggataaAGACTAGTAtgaaatgagacagagagaaaatggtAGGATTTTCACTGGCCAGACATACCCAGACGTGTCTCTTCGTTTCCAACTCACTGCACCTCACAGCTGGAACAGAAGCTGGGCAGGTGGAACCAACTTAGCTGGCGGAGCTAGGGCATCAGACTGtgtgcagggctctacactaacatttttttccaggagcacttgtgcgcccaagttaaaaaatttaggagcacagacaaaaatttgggcgcacagtcagttctgtacttaacttaaacataatctaacattacactgcagctaacacttaaacatgccagtgcaccaattgcgaatattaagaatgactgacaacatttaggctataggaaataggattttaaagatcagtgcctactttattttcagtctgttttattttcctacattttgttaatgtaaaatagtataatacattgccatatttgcatttagcctgtatattaagtatcctgccaaatgtaggctaatttatttatttgtgaatccatctgtagctaatccaaatatgcccatggtgacctacagtatctgactgcatactgcctaatactactaataaaacattccagtttctcttccacaaaacccaacataggctaatcaaggatatatatatttgttatacttttactttttatttgaaatatctgcattgatgggggcagtaggcaaacgttaggcctactttcgttttgcacttcagcttgtattcggtgtaaacaaacaagcattcGTGGAAGCcaggagttgtcagtagcgttctacctttgaataaaatgggagtattatgGGAagcttttgtgcctgttcgctacagctatattttgcatattgcagccaatacgtcaactgggctaaaagacatgttaggttaccttttcttctctcactgcattctcagaatcttaTCCTGTTCCTCcgatatccgatgaattcggtggatataAGAACTAACTTCTttaatctttgcatcttggctggctagtctatctttccacttttctggcgtgctcttggatttgatagaagcgactactagcgaagTCACAACGCCAAACTGCTAACgctgatgggaggtgtagtttttatgctgcattcaaGGACgcgattctatggtttgcaccagtaatgtttcttaatgttatgtgtattttgtagacaaacattgacatggatagaagtcattcgcaccagtgcgcctaaatatttttttgtactcgcacgccatcatttgaaatgggcgcactgtagagccctgatgtgtgtgtgtgtctgtgtgtgtgtgtgtgtgtttcgcactccctctcacacatgcacacacaaagacacagacagacacacctgGATGCCCTCTCATGAAGGAGGTTGCTTAAATTAGCCCTGGCAAGAGTATGAGCGTGCACCCGTGCGTCACTGCAGATAGCAGCCCTTCATTATGCACACATCTCCCCTGATagacctccctccctctctctttctcaaccactctctctctctttcttactctctctttctctttctctctctttttcaaccactctcgctctctctctctttcttactcgctctctctttctctctctctttttcaaccactctcgctctctctctttctcatactctctctctctttctcgctctctcgctcgctgACAAGCTTAGAGGAACCACAGGCCCTCCTCAGCCCTTTGCCTGCACTTTCATTTCAATAACATCACATATAAATAGATGGCAGAAATGTTGCATAATACCATACCACAGCTTACGTGATCTCTATTTATACTCTATGTAGGTTAAGGCCAATAAGACTGTCACTCTatgttactctgtgtgtgtgtgtgtgtgtgtgtgtgtgtgtgtgtgtgagagaggggaaatTGAGTTTGAAAACTGCTGTGTGGATGTCATTTGTTTCGGCCATGTCAGATTGTGAATGGACACTTGAATCAGCACAACTGCTGCTGGGTCATTACCACTGAGGGATTTGTCAGCACTTAACAGGATCAGAAGCCGTGAGAGGATATTTTCGcccctcatcatcatcacacacacacacacacacacacacacacacacacacacacacacacacacacaccagtgttttcTATATTGTACTACTTAAATTGGATGAAATTGGATCATgtcattgtagagctatgtgtgccctttgcacagcctctccttgtgtctctgtctctcaatgAACCTGCATGCACAGAATCTATTTGTTGGCATAGAAGACGACTGCTAAATCGtgattaaatccggttagcatcataaccatgttgtgcaaatttgttcaaaactgtgaaCACCCCcgtcacctaccaccacaaatagaatttaattctgtgggaaataCTGCACTTGTCTCTGAAGTCATTCTATTTTCTTATGCAAAGCAGTACTTATTGGTACACTAATGTATCCTATTGTTCTCCtgtttgtaagtcactttggacaaaagtgtcagctaagtgaatacatgtaaatgtaaccaTACATGTGACAGGGAACTGGCCTCACTAGTTTATATCTCCTGAAGTCCACCTTCACTCTGACCACTGCCCTGGCAGCAGGTGTGCTGGGATGAAGGACACAAGACAGGGTAGCCTCCCCTCTGAAGACAAAGTCAAGGTGCCTCGACTGATATCAATAGCAAGACAATAGTtgtgaagaaagaaaagagaaaacataCAACATGTTATGTTGTTGTGTAATGTGGGCTGctctgtttgttgtttgtttttttgtgttcttTGTCTGTACTAACTAGTGTTTGCTGCTGTTTATGTGTGCacggtttgtttgtttgttgttggtcCACTGCTTCTCTTTTTGTAGATGAGGTTTCtctatttttatttacatttttaagtGTGGCCTTTCTTGGCCAGGGACCATTTGAAAAAGAGACTATTATCTCAATATGACCGCCCCTAAATaagggaaaataaaataaaataataaaataacaccCACACTGAGGTGTTGGTTACGAGCGGTAGCCGAACCCTGATGAAGGCTGTCTGACCAAATGCCGGTTAACAGATAAAGGAGAGTGTGGCTACTCTTCATATAGGCAAGAATTGAGTTTACAACTCTTCAGAAGAATATGACAAATTAGTTACagtaaagcgatggttcggagtaatttcaccctagggtcctttgcaccatgaccccgagccaaaccccCTCcgagaacctgttttcccttggtcgaaccctggtcgagtagcgctgtcagaaacgaatgactttctgcaggtgtaatggaaccaacttagtATCTCGTAAATGtttacaggcttttcccaaatcacggaagtaacgtcgacgcagcggtagatagtagcagatagtagcatccatcaggcaagtgttatttaaactagatgtaccgcatagcggtacaaaatatgaccgccgctcagtcctgtacatccgttccgcgaaaataaatcacacttcaatttgtctccatattttactccatcccccactcttgaaacttttgtgtatgcttgtttggcatgcctgagtgtgtgtgtgcggctgcacagaaagtaccctactggtgctgaaaaggtgaatagattgtagaatagccaaagaagatgtagaattgttataaaacctttaaaatctctaaacaatcacaagtagggcagttcatcac
Protein-coding sequences here:
- the rnf144ab gene encoding probable E3 ubiquitin-protein ligase RNF144A-B; amino-acid sequence: MTTDTMAMEPTARAEDISSRELSLEPLQSCKLCLGEFTPEHMTALTHCHCVFCTVCLKQYVELLIKEGLQTDIGCPDSACPQQGLLTESEVELLVPSEVLQRYQRLRFEREVLLDPWRTWCPSSSCQAVCQLQKDGVQDVPSVQRVRCLVCSTEFCSACRTQWHQDQPCQESGLITSLLPGDISPFCKIEDEDAPIKRCPRCKVYIERDEGCAQMMCKSCKHAFCWYCLESLDDDFLLIHYDKGPCRNKLGHSRASVIWHRTQVVGIFAGFGLLLLVASPFLLLATPFVLCCKCRCRRGDDDPLPT